One part of the Microbulbifer sp. THAF38 genome encodes these proteins:
- a CDS encoding MarC family protein, translated as MNDWISSFVFFFAVIDPVGTLPVFIAVTSRHAEWQKRKIAWLAVLVAAGILLFFLLAGQFLLEAIGVPLSAFQVAGGVVLFLFALTMIFGDSKPEQEMEIVREGHETAIFPLAVPSIASPGAMLAAVVLTDNHRFDMMHQFNTATAMFAVLGIVLALLLTANWIYRFIGDAGASIVSRVMGLILASVATTNVLLGIQQFFSI; from the coding sequence TTGAACGATTGGATCAGTAGTTTTGTCTTTTTCTTTGCGGTGATCGACCCGGTGGGCACCCTGCCGGTATTTATTGCGGTCACTTCCCGTCACGCCGAATGGCAAAAACGCAAAATCGCCTGGTTGGCGGTATTGGTGGCCGCCGGCATCTTGTTGTTCTTTTTGTTGGCTGGCCAGTTCCTGCTGGAAGCTATCGGTGTACCGCTTTCCGCCTTCCAGGTAGCCGGTGGGGTGGTGCTGTTCCTGTTCGCCCTCACCATGATCTTTGGCGACAGTAAGCCCGAGCAGGAGATGGAGATCGTTCGCGAGGGTCATGAGACTGCCATATTTCCACTGGCGGTGCCCTCCATTGCCTCGCCGGGCGCCATGTTGGCGGCCGTGGTGCTGACTGATAACCATCGTTTCGACATGATGCACCAATTCAATACCGCCACGGCCATGTTTGCGGTGTTGGGCATTGTGCTGGCGTTGCTGCTCACTGCGAACTGGATATACCGCTTTATAGGTGATGCCGGCGCCAGTATTGTCAGCCGGGTGATGGGGCTCATCCTCGCCTCAGTAGCCACCACCAATGTATTGCTGGGGATTCAGCAGTTCTTTTCCATCTAA
- the aceK gene encoding bifunctional isocitrate dehydrogenase kinase/phosphatase: MTNHSPTARRIAKTILNGFDAYFADYQNITLGAKARFETASWQAVHDANKERIDLYKTKVNQVLKLVHSVTSKDTSQLELWRDARATYAQLIANHSNYEIAETFFNSVFCSQFHHADIHDRNIFVKPSRAPDDKPLRDYSIYISYSGRDGLEYMIEDILKDFSFSAPWENMQRDIENICAALREAPLANLENEKQLRVDMLESVFYRNKAAYLVGRMIFNGEVVPIILPCLNNGRGGIFVDTLLHSNDSASIIFSFTRSYFMVDAPIPSRFVRFLSTIMPLKEKSELYNSIGFHKHGKTEFYRHVLAHMKVSSDQFVIAPGIKGMVMSVFTLPSYPVVFKVIKDRFDRPKTVTEEIVRDKYKFVSRSDRVGRMADTQEYTNFIFYRNRFSEELLRELQEVAPSKLVINEKWVIIKHLYVERRMEPLNLYLQSASEEETREAMEEYGNAIKQLAAANIFPGDMLLKNFGVTRHGRVVFYDYDELCPLTECNFRKIPEAQTPEQELADKPWYTVDEADVFPEEFRLFFSGNPIARAAFERLHSDLYDYRYWRRLQDRICAGHVESAFPYRRKWRFHRRAPAIARNK; encoded by the coding sequence ATGACAAATCACTCACCGACCGCCCGCCGCATCGCTAAGACCATCCTGAATGGTTTTGATGCGTATTTCGCAGACTACCAGAACATCACTCTAGGCGCCAAGGCACGCTTTGAGACCGCCTCCTGGCAGGCCGTTCATGATGCCAACAAGGAGCGTATTGACCTATACAAGACCAAGGTCAACCAGGTGCTCAAACTGGTGCATTCGGTGACCAGTAAAGACACCAGCCAGCTGGAACTTTGGAGAGATGCCCGCGCCACCTACGCGCAGTTGATCGCCAATCACAGTAATTACGAGATCGCAGAAACCTTCTTTAACTCTGTGTTCTGCAGCCAGTTCCATCACGCGGATATTCACGACAGAAATATTTTCGTCAAGCCCTCACGCGCTCCAGACGACAAACCGCTGCGAGATTACAGCATTTATATCAGCTACAGCGGGCGTGATGGACTCGAATACATGATCGAGGACATCCTTAAAGACTTCAGTTTTTCCGCACCCTGGGAAAACATGCAGCGGGATATAGAAAATATTTGCGCGGCCCTGCGCGAGGCACCGCTGGCCAACCTGGAGAATGAGAAACAACTGCGTGTGGATATGCTGGAGTCAGTTTTCTACCGCAATAAGGCCGCCTATCTGGTTGGGCGTATGATTTTCAATGGCGAAGTGGTGCCGATTATTCTGCCCTGCTTGAATAACGGTCGCGGCGGCATTTTTGTAGATACCTTGCTGCACAGCAACGACTCCGCCAGTATCATCTTCAGTTTCACCCGCTCCTATTTTATGGTGGATGCGCCTATCCCCTCGCGCTTTGTGCGCTTCCTCTCCACTATTATGCCGCTTAAGGAAAAGTCAGAACTGTACAATTCCATCGGCTTCCACAAGCATGGCAAGACGGAATTCTATCGCCATGTCCTGGCGCATATGAAGGTAAGCAGCGACCAATTTGTGATCGCCCCCGGTATCAAAGGCATGGTGATGAGTGTATTTACCCTGCCCTCCTACCCGGTTGTTTTCAAAGTCATCAAGGACCGCTTCGACCGCCCCAAAACCGTCACGGAAGAAATTGTGCGGGATAAATACAAATTTGTATCCCGCTCCGACCGGGTTGGGCGCATGGCCGATACCCAGGAGTACACCAACTTCATCTTCTATCGCAATCGCTTTAGCGAGGAGTTGCTGCGTGAACTGCAGGAAGTCGCGCCCTCCAAACTGGTTATTAATGAAAAATGGGTGATCATCAAGCACCTCTATGTTGAGCGGCGTATGGAACCCCTTAACCTCTATCTGCAAAGCGCCAGCGAGGAGGAAACCCGCGAGGCCATGGAGGAGTATGGCAACGCCATCAAACAATTGGCGGCAGCCAATATCTTCCCCGGCGATATGCTCCTCAAGAATTTTGGTGTGACCCGTCACGGCCGTGTGGTTTTCTACGATTACGACGAACTTTGCCCCCTGACCGAATGCAACTTCCGCAAGATTCCCGAGGCGCAAACCCCCGAGCAGGAGCTGGCGGATAAACCCTGGTACACCGTGGATGAGGCGGATGTTTTCCCAGAAGAATTTCGCCTGTTCTTCTCTGGCAACCCCATCGCGCGTGCCGCTTTTGAGAGGCTACACAGCGATCTCTACGACTATCGTTATTGGAGACGTCTGCAAGATCGAATCTGCGCCGGACACGTGGAAAGTGCCTTCCCCTACCGGCGCAAATGGCGCTTTCACCGCCGCGCCCCGGCCATCGCACGGAACAAATAA
- the ppk1 gene encoding polyphosphate kinase 1 produces the protein MPSDIPLFPKELSWLSFNERVLQEVEDESVPIIERVHFLGIFSNNLDEFFRVRVADVRRLTAFTIGEEQKQHFSELLGQINSRVLQLQRRYSKAYAEVLSVLGKHNIHIVRETHLNEQQRAFVEEYFHREVLPELEPFFIDERNTMPLLNEKNIYFAITLALKGNLRRYAAMEIPTDTLSRFVEIPARKGKREKVYIVLDNIIRACLMDVFRHVLPILSAQAYMFKISRDAELEVSEEVTQNLVDRVERSLKQRKYADPVRLAYDAEMPKALLGLVKKKLKMGRYDSYTPGGRYHNSKDLMGFASDSRSHRYKRMAPLPTLPVNESIFAQLRLGDQLFYYPYHDFRAITNFLASAAIDPKVREIRISLYRVAKNSRVVAALINAVRNNKKVIAVVELRASFDEMANIHWSHELREAGVQVVYGIPGLKVHAKLISVVRREEGKNRFYTHLGTGNFNENTARIYCDFSLLTNNQSVGREIYNVFEFMRSPDKRPVYRNIIVSPFNLRNSLEEAIEREIEAAKEGREAGLFFKCNNLVDSQVIEQLYRASAAGVKIKLLIRGMCSLICETPGLSDNIQAISLVDKYLEHARVYIFHNGGEEIMWMSSADLMKRNLDQRVEVTFPVSNPEHRKTIRHILDLQWSDNQKARILDATQSNTRLANREGKSCRAQDAIYGYLKRLGQED, from the coding sequence ATGCCGAGTGATATCCCCCTCTTCCCCAAAGAACTGAGCTGGTTGTCTTTTAACGAACGGGTCTTGCAGGAGGTGGAAGATGAGAGTGTACCCATTATCGAACGGGTACACTTTCTGGGTATTTTCTCCAATAACCTGGATGAATTTTTTCGGGTGCGAGTGGCCGATGTACGTAGACTCACGGCATTTACTATTGGTGAAGAACAGAAACAGCACTTCTCTGAACTGCTGGGTCAAATTAATAGCCGGGTATTGCAGCTGCAAAGGCGCTACTCTAAAGCCTATGCCGAAGTGCTCTCGGTCCTTGGCAAGCACAATATCCACATTGTCCGGGAAACCCACCTGAATGAGCAGCAGCGGGCTTTTGTCGAAGAGTACTTTCATCGCGAGGTGCTGCCAGAGTTGGAGCCTTTCTTTATCGATGAGCGCAATACCATGCCGTTGCTCAACGAAAAGAACATTTATTTTGCAATTACCCTTGCATTAAAAGGTAACCTGCGGCGCTATGCCGCTATGGAAATTCCAACGGATACCCTCTCGCGTTTTGTGGAAATTCCAGCGCGCAAGGGTAAGCGGGAGAAAGTTTATATTGTTCTGGATAATATCATTCGCGCTTGCCTGATGGATGTGTTTCGTCATGTGCTGCCGATTCTCTCCGCCCAGGCTTATATGTTTAAGATCAGCCGCGATGCAGAATTGGAAGTCAGTGAGGAGGTTACCCAGAATCTTGTTGACCGCGTTGAGCGATCATTAAAACAAAGAAAATATGCAGACCCGGTGCGCCTGGCCTATGATGCCGAAATGCCCAAAGCACTGTTGGGGCTGGTGAAGAAAAAGTTAAAAATGGGCCGCTATGACAGCTACACCCCAGGTGGGCGGTATCACAATTCCAAAGACCTGATGGGCTTTGCCAGTGACTCGCGTAGTCATCGCTACAAGCGCATGGCACCATTGCCTACCCTACCGGTCAACGAGAGTATTTTTGCACAATTGAGGCTAGGTGATCAGCTTTTCTATTACCCCTACCACGACTTTCGTGCGATCACCAATTTCCTCGCGTCGGCAGCCATAGACCCCAAGGTCAGGGAAATTCGAATCAGCCTCTACCGGGTGGCAAAAAATTCACGGGTGGTGGCCGCACTAATCAATGCGGTGAGAAACAATAAAAAAGTGATTGCCGTAGTGGAGCTGAGGGCGAGCTTCGATGAAATGGCCAATATCCACTGGTCTCATGAATTGAGAGAAGCCGGTGTTCAGGTGGTCTACGGAATACCAGGGCTGAAAGTACATGCCAAATTAATTTCTGTGGTGCGTCGGGAGGAAGGCAAAAACCGTTTTTATACTCATTTGGGCACTGGTAATTTCAATGAAAACACCGCACGTATTTATTGTGATTTTAGCTTGCTGACCAATAACCAGTCGGTTGGCCGTGAAATATACAATGTATTTGAATTTATGCGCTCCCCGGATAAGCGGCCTGTTTATAGAAATATCATTGTTTCACCATTTAATCTGCGCAATTCCTTAGAAGAAGCCATCGAGCGGGAGATAGAAGCGGCCAAGGAAGGGCGTGAGGCTGGGCTGTTTTTTAAATGCAATAACCTGGTCGACAGCCAGGTGATTGAGCAACTCTATAGGGCCAGTGCAGCTGGGGTAAAAATAAAATTGCTGATTCGCGGTATGTGTTCGCTAATCTGTGAAACTCCCGGATTGTCTGACAATATCCAAGCCATCAGCCTGGTCGATAAATACCTGGAACACGCGCGCGTGTACATTTTCCATAATGGTGGCGAGGAGATTATGTGGATGTCCTCTGCTGATCTGATGAAGCGCAATTTGGACCAGCGGGTGGAGGTCACTTTTCCGGTATCCAACCCGGAGCATCGCAAGACCATCAGGCATATTTTGGATTTGCAGTGGAGCGATAATCAGAAAGCGAGAATTTTGGATGCCACGCAGAGTAATACACGCCTGGCCAATCGAGAGGGAAAAAGTTGTCGCGCCCAGGATGCTATTTACGGTTACCTGAAACGCCTCGGTCAGGAAGATTAA
- a CDS encoding Ppx/GppA phosphatase family protein encodes MPTQTPIERYAALDLGSNSFHLLLAEFRGQRMVRLHTDRAMVRLAEGLNAHHHLDPAVSERALAALTRFQPVLQKLPADHIRVVGTNTLRAAAANADGFLEEAESILGVPVEIISGIEEARLIYSGVMAAADGPPRLRCIIDIGGGSTELVRGSEAPQQLQSLDMGCVSYSRRFFADGLISENTVNHFKRAQRAARAELQELQHIAAEAEVIGCSGSVKAVSRVLNGGEVADILREDINRLAEEVSQVEHIAELDLPNLDEERRPVFAAGLAILHAIFCELDIQRMEVSPYAIREGIVHDLAGRLHGGDRRASTVDAVVQRWQIDQNQVRRVNDTALKLLQQLRPEFPLEGRQQLRWAIQLHEVGLALTHSSFRKLGAYMIKHADMAGFSNGEQEHLAYLVRNQRGTIKPPKEHYGFHPSPDLLLCLRLACIIHRDRTERTLQGVNLADQGDAFRLQIARDWLDKSPAIEELLYQEEQHWQSQNRPLRLLAV; translated from the coding sequence ATGCCAACACAAACACCGATTGAACGCTATGCCGCGCTCGACCTCGGCTCCAACAGCTTCCACCTGTTACTGGCAGAATTCCGTGGGCAGCGAATGGTGCGCCTGCATACAGACCGCGCGATGGTGCGCCTGGCGGAGGGGTTGAACGCCCATCACCACCTGGACCCGGCAGTGTCTGAGCGCGCCCTGGCCGCCCTTACCCGCTTCCAGCCGGTACTACAAAAACTGCCGGCCGATCATATTCGCGTCGTCGGCACCAATACCCTCCGTGCCGCCGCGGCCAATGCCGATGGCTTTCTCGAAGAGGCCGAGTCAATTCTCGGCGTGCCCGTGGAAATTATTAGCGGCATTGAGGAGGCGCGACTAATTTACAGTGGAGTAATGGCCGCTGCCGACGGTCCACCGCGGCTTCGCTGCATCATCGATATCGGCGGAGGCTCCACCGAACTGGTGCGCGGCAGCGAAGCCCCTCAACAATTGCAAAGCCTGGACATGGGCTGTGTTTCCTACAGCCGACGTTTTTTTGCCGATGGCTTAATCAGCGAAAACACCGTCAACCATTTTAAGCGCGCACAGCGCGCCGCCCGTGCCGAGCTGCAGGAACTGCAGCACATCGCAGCCGAAGCGGAAGTAATCGGTTGCTCGGGCAGTGTGAAAGCGGTTTCCCGAGTGCTCAATGGAGGGGAAGTAGCGGATATCCTGCGAGAGGATATCAACCGGCTCGCGGAAGAAGTCTCCCAGGTGGAGCATATCGCCGAACTGGACCTGCCCAATCTCGATGAGGAGCGACGCCCTGTATTCGCCGCTGGCCTAGCAATCCTGCATGCCATCTTCTGTGAGCTGGATATCCAACGTATGGAAGTTTCCCCTTATGCCATCCGCGAGGGCATAGTGCACGACCTGGCGGGGCGGCTGCACGGTGGCGATCGCCGCGCCAGCACAGTGGACGCCGTGGTACAGCGCTGGCAGATCGATCAAAACCAGGTGCGCCGCGTCAACGACACCGCACTTAAACTGCTCCAGCAACTCCGCCCCGAATTTCCACTCGAGGGCAGGCAGCAGCTGCGCTGGGCCATCCAGTTACACGAAGTGGGACTGGCGCTGACCCACAGCAGCTTCCGAAAACTCGGTGCCTATATGATCAAGCACGCGGATATGGCCGGATTTTCCAATGGTGAGCAGGAACACCTGGCCTATCTGGTGCGCAACCAGCGCGGCACCATCAAGCCTCCTAAAGAGCACTATGGTTTCCACCCGAGTCCGGATTTACTGCTGTGCCTGCGCCTGGCCTGCATTATTCACCGCGACCGCACGGAACGCACTCTGCAGGGTGTTAACCTGGCAGACCAGGGAGACGCCTTCCGCCTGCAGATAGCGCGGGACTGGCTCGACAAGAGCCCCGCCATTGAAGAGCTGCTCTACCAGGAGGAGCAGCACTGGCAATCGCAGAATCGTCCGCTGCGCCTGCTGGCAGTTTAA